Proteins encoded in a region of the Ursus arctos isolate Adak ecotype North America unplaced genomic scaffold, UrsArc2.0 scaffold_2, whole genome shotgun sequence genome:
- the SRP9 gene encoding signal recognition particle 9 kDa protein gives MPQYQTWEEFSRAAEKLYLADPMKARVVLKYRHSDGSLCIKVTDDLVCLVYRTDQAQDVKKIEKFHSQLMRLMVAKESRSVAMETD, from the exons ATGCCGCAGTACCAGACCTGGGAGGAGTTCAGTCGCGCGGCCGAGAAACTCTACCTCGCCGACCCTATGAAG gcCCGTGTGGTTCTCAAATATAGGCATTCTGATGGGAGTTTGTGTATTAAAGTAACAGATGATTTAGTT TGTTTGGTGTATAGAACAGACCAAGCCCAAGACGTGAAGAAGATTGAGAAATTCCACAGTCAACTAATGCGACTTATGGTAGCCAAGGAATCCCGCAGTGTTGCCATGGAAACGGACTGA